Proteins from a genomic interval of Lolium perenne isolate Kyuss_39 chromosome 1, Kyuss_2.0, whole genome shotgun sequence:
- the LOC127300352 gene encoding casein kinase 1 isoform X2 translates to MEHVVAGKFRLGRKIGSGSFGELYLGINIQNGEEVGIKLEPVKSKHPQLHYESKVYMLMQGGTGIPHLKWYGVEGEYNVMVIDLLGPSLEDLFNSCNRKFTMKTVLMLADQLITRVEYMHSKGFLHRDIKPDNFLMGLGRKANQVYIIDYGLAKKYKDLQTHKHIPYRENKNLTGTARYASVNTHLGIEQSRRDDLESVGYLLLYFLRGSLPWQGLKAGTKKQKYDRISEKKMLTPAEVLCKSYPSEFISYFHYCRSLRFEDRPDYSYLKKLFRDVFVREGYQFDYVFDWTAIKYPHMSSSNKLVRQPSGRMAGVGASADRTDRSSVGQEIRDRFTGAVEAFARRNSGSGRQGDHSRHKSLAESFTSSKEAVAAESERTGILSRTGSSSKMAITPSSRPTSSGDCTGRLFSGSGSGSGSSSRPSPSNVQRLHHSGGSGTENGSSSPVARNSQGRTGRRDSHAALRSFERLTISGERRK, encoded by the exons ATGGAGCATGTGGTTGCAGGGAAGTTTAGGCTTGGGAGGAAGATTGGGAGTGGGTCATTTGGGGAGCTCTACCTTG GTATCAATATACAGAACGGAGAGGAGGTGGGAATAAAGTTG GAACCTGTGAAATCCAAGCACCCACAGCTGCACTATGAATCCAAAGTTTACATGCTGATGCAGGGTGGAA CTGGCATCCCACATCTGAAGTGGTATGGTGTCGAGGGAGAGTACAATGTTATGGTCATCGATCTTCTTGGCCCAAGCTTGGAGGATTTGTTCAACTCCTGCAACAGGAAATTTACGATGAAAACAGTCCTTATGCTTGCTGATCAACTA ATAACCCGGGTGGAATATATGCACTCCAAGGGATTTCTTCACCGTGATATTAAGCCAGACAACTTCCTTATGGGCTTAGGCCGGAAAGCCAATCAG GTATATATAATTGATTATGGGCTTGCTAAGAAATACAAGGATCTCCAGACTCATAAACACATCCCCTACAG GGAGAACAAAAATCTGACAGGAACAGCACGCTATGCTAGTGTGAATACTCATCTTGGAATAG AACAAAGCAGAAGAGATGATCTGGAGTCGGTTGGCTATCTTCTACTGTACTTTTTGAGAGGAAG TCTACCATGGCAGGGTCTCAAAGCTGGCACTAAGAAACAGAAGTATGATAGAATTAGTGAAAAGAAAATGCTTACTCCAGCAGAG GTTCTGTGCAAATCTTATCCATCGGAGTTCATCTCATATTTCCACTATTGTCGCTCTCTGCGATTCGAAGACAGACCAGATTACTCTTATTTGAAGAAACTCTTTCGGGATGTATTTGTTCGTGAAG GATATCAATTTGATTATGTATTTGACTGGACCGCGATCAAGTATCCTCATATGAGTTCCAGTAACAAGCTTGTTCGA CAACCGAGTGGAAGAATGGCTGGAGTTGGGGCATCCGCCGACAGAACAGATAGATCTTCAG TAGGACAAGAGATCCGAGATAGATTCACTGGTGCTGTGGAGGCATTTGCCAGAAGAAACTCAGGCTCCGGTCGGCAGGGAGACCATTCCAGGCACAAAAGCCTCGCGGAGTCCTTCACTTCATCTAAAGAAGCT GTTGCTGCTGAGTCGGAGAGAACGGGCATCTTGTCCCGGACCGGTAGCTCGTCCAAGATGGCCATCACGCCATCCAGCCGTCCGACCTCCTCAGGAGACTGCACGGGGCGGTTGTTCtcgggcagcggcagcggcagcggcagcagcagCCGCCCATCGCCGTCCAACGTCCAAAGGCTCCACCACTCTGGAGGTAGCGGCACAGAAAACGGCTCGTCGTCCCCTGTCGCCCGGAACTCGCAGGGAAGAACCGGCCGACGGGACAGCCACGCGGCGCTCCGGAGCTTCGAGCGCCTCACGATCAGCGGGGAGAGGAGGAAGTGA
- the LOC127300352 gene encoding casein kinase 1 isoform X3, whose product MEHVVAGKFRLGRKIGSGSFGELYLGINIQNGEEVGIKLEPVKSKHPQLHYESKVYMLMQGGTGIPHLKWYGVEGEYNVMVIDLLGPSLEDLFNSCNRKFTMKTVLMLADQLITRVEYMHSKGFLHRDIKPDNFLMGLGRKANQVYIIDYGLAKKYKDLQTHKHIPYRENKNLTGTARYASVNTHLGIEQSRRDDLESVGYLLLYFLRGSLPWQGLKAGTKKQKYDRISEKKMLTPAEVLCKSYPSEFISYFHYCRSLRFEDRPDYSYLKKLFRDVFVREGYQFDYVFDWTAIKYPHMSSSNKLVRQPSGRMAGVGASADRTDRSSGQEIRDRFTGAVEAFARRNSGSGRQGDHSRHKSLAESFTSSKEAVAAESERTGILSRTGSSSKMAITPSSRPTSSGDCTGRLFSGSGSGSGSSSRPSPSNVQRLHHSGGSGTENGSSSPVARNSQGRTGRRDSHAALRSFERLTISGERRK is encoded by the exons ATGGAGCATGTGGTTGCAGGGAAGTTTAGGCTTGGGAGGAAGATTGGGAGTGGGTCATTTGGGGAGCTCTACCTTG GTATCAATATACAGAACGGAGAGGAGGTGGGAATAAAGTTG GAACCTGTGAAATCCAAGCACCCACAGCTGCACTATGAATCCAAAGTTTACATGCTGATGCAGGGTGGAA CTGGCATCCCACATCTGAAGTGGTATGGTGTCGAGGGAGAGTACAATGTTATGGTCATCGATCTTCTTGGCCCAAGCTTGGAGGATTTGTTCAACTCCTGCAACAGGAAATTTACGATGAAAACAGTCCTTATGCTTGCTGATCAACTA ATAACCCGGGTGGAATATATGCACTCCAAGGGATTTCTTCACCGTGATATTAAGCCAGACAACTTCCTTATGGGCTTAGGCCGGAAAGCCAATCAG GTATATATAATTGATTATGGGCTTGCTAAGAAATACAAGGATCTCCAGACTCATAAACACATCCCCTACAG GGAGAACAAAAATCTGACAGGAACAGCACGCTATGCTAGTGTGAATACTCATCTTGGAATAG AACAAAGCAGAAGAGATGATCTGGAGTCGGTTGGCTATCTTCTACTGTACTTTTTGAGAGGAAG TCTACCATGGCAGGGTCTCAAAGCTGGCACTAAGAAACAGAAGTATGATAGAATTAGTGAAAAGAAAATGCTTACTCCAGCAGAG GTTCTGTGCAAATCTTATCCATCGGAGTTCATCTCATATTTCCACTATTGTCGCTCTCTGCGATTCGAAGACAGACCAGATTACTCTTATTTGAAGAAACTCTTTCGGGATGTATTTGTTCGTGAAG GATATCAATTTGATTATGTATTTGACTGGACCGCGATCAAGTATCCTCATATGAGTTCCAGTAACAAGCTTGTTCGA CAACCGAGTGGAAGAATGGCTGGAGTTGGGGCATCCGCCGACAGAACAGATAGATCTTCAG GACAAGAGATCCGAGATAGATTCACTGGTGCTGTGGAGGCATTTGCCAGAAGAAACTCAGGCTCCGGTCGGCAGGGAGACCATTCCAGGCACAAAAGCCTCGCGGAGTCCTTCACTTCATCTAAAGAAGCT GTTGCTGCTGAGTCGGAGAGAACGGGCATCTTGTCCCGGACCGGTAGCTCGTCCAAGATGGCCATCACGCCATCCAGCCGTCCGACCTCCTCAGGAGACTGCACGGGGCGGTTGTTCtcgggcagcggcagcggcagcggcagcagcagCCGCCCATCGCCGTCCAACGTCCAAAGGCTCCACCACTCTGGAGGTAGCGGCACAGAAAACGGCTCGTCGTCCCCTGTCGCCCGGAACTCGCAGGGAAGAACCGGCCGACGGGACAGCCACGCGGCGCTCCGGAGCTTCGAGCGCCTCACGATCAGCGGGGAGAGGAGGAAGTGA
- the LOC127300352 gene encoding casein kinase 1 isoform X1, with protein MEHVVAGKFRLGRKIGSGSFGELYLGINIQNGEEVGIKLEPVKSKHPQLHYESKVYMLMQGGTGIPHLKWYGVEGEYNVMVIDLLGPSLEDLFNSCNRKFTMKTVLMLADQLITRVEYMHSKGFLHRDIKPDNFLMGLGRKANQVYIIDYGLAKKYKDLQTHKHIPYRENKNLTGTARYASVNTHLGIEQSRRDDLESVGYLLLYFLRGSLPWQGLKAGTKKQKYDRISEKKMLTPAEVLCKSYPSEFISYFHYCRSLRFEDRPDYSYLKKLFRDVFVREGYQFDYVFDWTAIKYPHMSSSNKLVRQPSGRMAGVGASADRTDRSSGLPCGQEIRDRFTGAVEAFARRNSGSGRQGDHSRHKSLAESFTSSKEAVAAESERTGILSRTGSSSKMAITPSSRPTSSGDCTGRLFSGSGSGSGSSSRPSPSNVQRLHHSGGSGTENGSSSPVARNSQGRTGRRDSHAALRSFERLTISGERRK; from the exons ATGGAGCATGTGGTTGCAGGGAAGTTTAGGCTTGGGAGGAAGATTGGGAGTGGGTCATTTGGGGAGCTCTACCTTG GTATCAATATACAGAACGGAGAGGAGGTGGGAATAAAGTTG GAACCTGTGAAATCCAAGCACCCACAGCTGCACTATGAATCCAAAGTTTACATGCTGATGCAGGGTGGAA CTGGCATCCCACATCTGAAGTGGTATGGTGTCGAGGGAGAGTACAATGTTATGGTCATCGATCTTCTTGGCCCAAGCTTGGAGGATTTGTTCAACTCCTGCAACAGGAAATTTACGATGAAAACAGTCCTTATGCTTGCTGATCAACTA ATAACCCGGGTGGAATATATGCACTCCAAGGGATTTCTTCACCGTGATATTAAGCCAGACAACTTCCTTATGGGCTTAGGCCGGAAAGCCAATCAG GTATATATAATTGATTATGGGCTTGCTAAGAAATACAAGGATCTCCAGACTCATAAACACATCCCCTACAG GGAGAACAAAAATCTGACAGGAACAGCACGCTATGCTAGTGTGAATACTCATCTTGGAATAG AACAAAGCAGAAGAGATGATCTGGAGTCGGTTGGCTATCTTCTACTGTACTTTTTGAGAGGAAG TCTACCATGGCAGGGTCTCAAAGCTGGCACTAAGAAACAGAAGTATGATAGAATTAGTGAAAAGAAAATGCTTACTCCAGCAGAG GTTCTGTGCAAATCTTATCCATCGGAGTTCATCTCATATTTCCACTATTGTCGCTCTCTGCGATTCGAAGACAGACCAGATTACTCTTATTTGAAGAAACTCTTTCGGGATGTATTTGTTCGTGAAG GATATCAATTTGATTATGTATTTGACTGGACCGCGATCAAGTATCCTCATATGAGTTCCAGTAACAAGCTTGTTCGA CAACCGAGTGGAAGAATGGCTGGAGTTGGGGCATCCGCCGACAGAACAGATAGATCTTCAGGTTTGCCTTGTG GACAAGAGATCCGAGATAGATTCACTGGTGCTGTGGAGGCATTTGCCAGAAGAAACTCAGGCTCCGGTCGGCAGGGAGACCATTCCAGGCACAAAAGCCTCGCGGAGTCCTTCACTTCATCTAAAGAAGCT GTTGCTGCTGAGTCGGAGAGAACGGGCATCTTGTCCCGGACCGGTAGCTCGTCCAAGATGGCCATCACGCCATCCAGCCGTCCGACCTCCTCAGGAGACTGCACGGGGCGGTTGTTCtcgggcagcggcagcggcagcggcagcagcagCCGCCCATCGCCGTCCAACGTCCAAAGGCTCCACCACTCTGGAGGTAGCGGCACAGAAAACGGCTCGTCGTCCCCTGTCGCCCGGAACTCGCAGGGAAGAACCGGCCGACGGGACAGCCACGCGGCGCTCCGGAGCTTCGAGCGCCTCACGATCAGCGGGGAGAGGAGGAAGTGA